A DNA window from Oncorhynchus tshawytscha isolate Ot180627B linkage group LG13, Otsh_v2.0, whole genome shotgun sequence contains the following coding sequences:
- the LOC112264663 gene encoding septin-10 isoform X1 — MSSSDVARQLGAHPLSLSGHVGFDSLPDQLVNKSTCQGFCFNILCIGETGIGKSTLMDTLFNTNFENCESSHFEPQVKLRAQTYDLQESNVKLRLTVVNTVGFGDQMNKQDSYQPVVDYIDRQYETYLQEELKIKRSLHNYHDSRLHACLYFISPSGHSLKSLDLLTMKKLDSKVNIIPVIAKADTISKSELHKFKLKIMSELVSNGVQIYQFPLDDETVAKVNTTMNGHLPFAVVGSTEEMMVGNKMVKARQYPWGVVQVENESHCDFVKLREMLICVNMEDLREQTHTRHYELYRRCKLEEIGFRDTDPESKPVSLQQTYEAKRTEFLGELQRREEEMRQLFVQRVKEKEAELKDAERGLQGRFEQLKRLHAEERGALEEKRRVLEEEQSSFSKRRAAAQLLQAQNLNANGKKDKDRKNSGFM, encoded by the exons ATGTCTTCCTCTGATGTTGCTCGGCAGCTG GGagcacatcccctctctctgtctggccatGTTGGGTTTGACAGCCTTCCAGACCAGCTGGTCAACAAGTCCACCTGCCAAGGCTTCTGTTTCAACATCCTCTGTATAG GTGAGACTGGTATTGGTAAGTCGACCCTGATGGACACACTGTTCAACACTAACTTTGAGAACTGTGAGTCGTCCCACTTCGAGCCACAGGTGAAGCTGCGAGCCCAGACATACGACCTGCAGGAGAGTAATGTCAAACTCAGACTCACAGTAGTCAACACTGTTGGCTTTGGAGACCAGATGAACAAACAGGACAG CTACCAGCCGGTGGTGGACTATATAGACCGTCAGTATGAGACGTATCTCCAGGAGGAGCTGAAGATCAAGAGAAGCCTCCATAACTACCACGACTCCCGGCTCCATGCCTGTCTCTACTTCATATCGCCCTCCGGACACTCCCTCAAGTCCCTGGACCTACTCACTATGAAGAAACTAGACAGCAAG GTGAACATCATCCCAGTGATAGCCAAGGCGGACACCATCTCTAAGAGTGAGCTGCACAAGTTTAAGCTCAAGATCATGAGTGAGCTGGTCAGTAACGGAGTTCAGATCTACCAGTTCCCCCTGGACGATGAGACTGTAGCCAAGGTTAACACTACCATGAAT ggcCACCTGCCGTTTGCTGTAGTGGGTAGTACAGAGGAGATGATGGTGGGGAACAAAATGGTGAAGGCTCGCCAGTACCCCTGGGGCGTAGTGCAAG TGGAGAACGAGAGTCACTGTGACTTTGTGAAACTGCGTGAAATGCTGATCTGTGTGAACATGGAGGACCTGAGAGAGCAGACTCACACACGTCACTATGAACTGTACCGCCGCTGCAAGCTAGAGGAGATAGGCTTCAGAGACACAGACCCTGAGAGCAAACCTGTCAG CCTTCAGCAGACATATGAAGCAAAGCGTACAGAGTTTCTGGGGGAACTTCAGCggcgagaggaggagatgagacagCTGTTTGTCCAGAGAGTCAAAGAGAAGGAGGCTGAACTCAAAGATGCTGAGAGAGGG CTGCAGGGAAGGTTTGAGCAGCTGAAGCGGTTGCATGCGGAGGAGAGGGGTGCGTTGGAGGAGAAGAGACGAGTTCTAGAGGAGGAACAAAGTTCCTTCAGTAAGAGACGAGCTGCAGCCCAGCTACTGCAGGCCCAAAACCTTAATGCTAACGGGAAGAAGGACAAGGACCGCAAGAA ctCTGGGTTCATGTGA
- the LOC112264663 gene encoding septin-10 isoform X2 — MLLGSCLPDQLVNKSTCQGFCFNILCIGETGIGKSTLMDTLFNTNFENCESSHFEPQVKLRAQTYDLQESNVKLRLTVVNTVGFGDQMNKQDSYQPVVDYIDRQYETYLQEELKIKRSLHNYHDSRLHACLYFISPSGHSLKSLDLLTMKKLDSKVNIIPVIAKADTISKSELHKFKLKIMSELVSNGVQIYQFPLDDETVAKVNTTMNGHLPFAVVGSTEEMMVGNKMVKARQYPWGVVQVENESHCDFVKLREMLICVNMEDLREQTHTRHYELYRRCKLEEIGFRDTDPESKPVSLQQTYEAKRTEFLGELQRREEEMRQLFVQRVKEKEAELKDAERGLQGRFEQLKRLHAEERGALEEKRRVLEEEQSSFSKRRAAAQLLQAQNLNANGKKDKDRKNSGFM; from the exons ATGTTGCTCGGCAGCTG CCTTCCAGACCAGCTGGTCAACAAGTCCACCTGCCAAGGCTTCTGTTTCAACATCCTCTGTATAG GTGAGACTGGTATTGGTAAGTCGACCCTGATGGACACACTGTTCAACACTAACTTTGAGAACTGTGAGTCGTCCCACTTCGAGCCACAGGTGAAGCTGCGAGCCCAGACATACGACCTGCAGGAGAGTAATGTCAAACTCAGACTCACAGTAGTCAACACTGTTGGCTTTGGAGACCAGATGAACAAACAGGACAG CTACCAGCCGGTGGTGGACTATATAGACCGTCAGTATGAGACGTATCTCCAGGAGGAGCTGAAGATCAAGAGAAGCCTCCATAACTACCACGACTCCCGGCTCCATGCCTGTCTCTACTTCATATCGCCCTCCGGACACTCCCTCAAGTCCCTGGACCTACTCACTATGAAGAAACTAGACAGCAAG GTGAACATCATCCCAGTGATAGCCAAGGCGGACACCATCTCTAAGAGTGAGCTGCACAAGTTTAAGCTCAAGATCATGAGTGAGCTGGTCAGTAACGGAGTTCAGATCTACCAGTTCCCCCTGGACGATGAGACTGTAGCCAAGGTTAACACTACCATGAAT ggcCACCTGCCGTTTGCTGTAGTGGGTAGTACAGAGGAGATGATGGTGGGGAACAAAATGGTGAAGGCTCGCCAGTACCCCTGGGGCGTAGTGCAAG TGGAGAACGAGAGTCACTGTGACTTTGTGAAACTGCGTGAAATGCTGATCTGTGTGAACATGGAGGACCTGAGAGAGCAGACTCACACACGTCACTATGAACTGTACCGCCGCTGCAAGCTAGAGGAGATAGGCTTCAGAGACACAGACCCTGAGAGCAAACCTGTCAG CCTTCAGCAGACATATGAAGCAAAGCGTACAGAGTTTCTGGGGGAACTTCAGCggcgagaggaggagatgagacagCTGTTTGTCCAGAGAGTCAAAGAGAAGGAGGCTGAACTCAAAGATGCTGAGAGAGGG CTGCAGGGAAGGTTTGAGCAGCTGAAGCGGTTGCATGCGGAGGAGAGGGGTGCGTTGGAGGAGAAGAGACGAGTTCTAGAGGAGGAACAAAGTTCCTTCAGTAAGAGACGAGCTGCAGCCCAGCTACTGCAGGCCCAAAACCTTAATGCTAACGGGAAGAAGGACAAGGACCGCAAGAA ctCTGGGTTCATGTGA